The genomic stretch GAAAAATTTGGTCGTACTGGCTGATAAGTTCTCGAATTCGCTCTAATCCTTGCGTCATCACTTCCTCTGTACGGAATACCCCACAATGCTCTGTCATCGCATCTTGAAAGTTTTGTCTCAGGCTATTAATTCTGATATTGCCTTGTTGATTTAGTAAATCGTCAATGCGTTTTTCTGCGTGTGTTCGATATTTTTTTTCATCAATATTTGGCATAGCTCGATCGATTACATAATTAGCGATCGCCCGTCCGACTCTACGGCCATAAACCACGCATTCCAAGAGAGAATTACTACCAAGACGATTAGCACCATGTACCGAAACACAGGCACATTCTCCCGCCGCAAAAAAACCTTCCGTTAATTGATTAGCATTGATTCTGACTCTACCATCGGTATTAACAGGAATCCCCCCCATACAATAATGCACTGTAGGGCGTACAGGCATAGGCTCATATACGGCATCCACACCAACTAAACGATGGGCTTCTTCCCAACAAAACGGTACACGGGACATGATTTTTTCCTTGCCCATATGGGTTAAATCTAAATGCACATATATCCCTCCAGCACTACCATCAGGATTTATACCTCGTCCTGCTCGTATTTCAGTCACGATCGCTCTTGAAGTAATATCTCTAGGGGCTAACTCCATTTGTTTCGGGGCGTAACGTTCCATAAATCTTTCCCCATCACTATTGCGTAAATAAGCACCTTCTCCTCTTACAGCTTCGGAAATTAATACCCCAACAGGATATAAACCCGTAGGATGAAACTGGACAAATTCCATATCTTCTAAGGGTAAACCAGCCATTGCCGTCATTGCTAAACCATCCCCACTGGAGGCATAATCATTAGAAGTTGTGTTAAAAACTCTACCATAACCTCCTGTCGCAAACATTACAGCTTTCGATCGAACTACCTCTAAATGCCCATCATTGATGTTAAACATTACTACCCCTTTCGCCTGTTTTATCAGAGAATGTGATTCCTCCTTACTAAAGGAATCTTCAAGGATTAACTGCATTACATACCATTCTTCATAGATTTTGACGTTATTTCGGCGTAAATTGTTAACTAATTCATGTAGGATAGCATGACCTGTTTTATCCGCAGCGTAACAAGTCCGCTTGTGGGAATGTCCTCCGAAAGCCCGTTGAGCAATTCTACCATCTTCTAAACGGGAAAATAATACTCCTAAATGTTCTAATTCGATGATTACTTCAGGTGCTTCTCTCGTTAAAAATTCCACCGCATCTTGATCAGCTAAATAGTCTGAACCCTTTACAGTATCAAAGGCGTGGGCTTTCCAATCATCGTTAGGATCTACATTTTGTAAACTAGCCGCAATACCACCTTGGGCGGCCACAGAATGCGATCGAATAGGGTGAGTTTTTGCCACCAATCCCACATCAAGACGAGGATTTTGTGTTTTAATTTCCAGTGCCGCACGACATCCTGCTAAACCACCACCAATAATGATTACATCATGTTCTAACATTTTTCTTTCTTACCCGTTAACAATACCTATCGTTTTATTATCCATTATTTACTTTTGTTCAAAGTGTTATGT from Geminocystis sp. NIES-3709 encodes the following:
- a CDS encoding succinate dehydrogenase/fumarate reductase flavoprotein subunit: MLEHDVIIIGGGLAGCRAALEIKTQNPRLDVGLVAKTHPIRSHSVAAQGGIAASLQNVDPNDDWKAHAFDTVKGSDYLADQDAVEFLTREAPEVIIELEHLGVLFSRLEDGRIAQRAFGGHSHKRTCYAADKTGHAILHELVNNLRRNNVKIYEEWYVMQLILEDSFSKEESHSLIKQAKGVVMFNINDGHLEVVRSKAVMFATGGYGRVFNTTSNDYASSGDGLAMTAMAGLPLEDMEFVQFHPTGLYPVGVLISEAVRGEGAYLRNSDGERFMERYAPKQMELAPRDITSRAIVTEIRAGRGINPDGSAGGIYVHLDLTHMGKEKIMSRVPFCWEEAHRLVGVDAVYEPMPVRPTVHYCMGGIPVNTDGRVRINANQLTEGFFAAGECACVSVHGANRLGSNSLLECVVYGRRVGRAIANYVIDRAMPNIDEKKYRTHAEKRIDDLLNQQGNIRINSLRQNFQDAMTEHCGVFRTEEVMTQGLERIRELISQYDQIFLDDKQRQWNTEVIEALELQNIMIVGEMILTSAIHRKESRGAHSREDYPTRDDQNFLQHTLASYFCEGVAVDYMPVAITMFEPKERVY